A single genomic interval of Microbacterium sp. LWO14-1.2 harbors:
- a CDS encoding aldehyde dehydrogenase family protein, with translation MTSATTSASPTAGSAQGPDLDEGERARLDAAIGELHVGAGTWSALTLAQRVTLLRQVRTSVAAAAEDWAVTAAASKRLDGRHPLRGEEWLSGPYSVLGALDAYIDTLARLADGRNPLDGVRVGRAPGGRVRVQAFPLTGIDRFLLSGFTGEVWLEPGITPNGARAGAGLAQRTPAASGGVGLVLGAGNVTSIPVLDVLYELLAHNRTALLKVNPTQDALVPVFKRALAPLIGPGFLRIVRGGPAVGAYLTGHRDLAHVHITGSAATFDAIVWGSGSGATRRRRENRPQMKKPITAELGGVSPIIVVPGPWTEADLTYQAEHIATMRLQNGGHNCIAGQVVIVSADWEQADAFRAALRRAYANAPERPIWYPGSPSRMDAATEDYPDALVLGDRLLVEIDEGQDAAALQSTEYFAPVLGVVSLPGSGQAFLDAAVAYANDSLQGTLGANLLVDPVTEKSLGTGFERAIAALRYGSIAINSWTAFGFIIPTLTWGAFPGNTIDDVGSGIGVVHNALLLDGVERSVIRGPFRPFPRSLPLVNGGGRFTILPTPPWFVSARTGAQVSEGLTRFRAGGGVLGLLKTLTAALRA, from the coding sequence ATGACTTCTGCGACCACGTCCGCCTCGCCCACCGCCGGCTCCGCCCAAGGGCCCGACCTCGACGAGGGCGAACGAGCCCGCCTCGACGCCGCGATCGGCGAGCTGCACGTCGGCGCCGGCACCTGGTCGGCGCTGACTCTCGCCCAGCGGGTCACCCTGCTGCGTCAGGTGCGGACGAGCGTCGCCGCCGCGGCGGAGGACTGGGCCGTCACGGCCGCCGCGTCGAAGCGCCTGGACGGACGCCATCCGCTGCGCGGTGAGGAGTGGCTGAGCGGCCCCTACAGCGTGCTGGGTGCGCTCGACGCGTACATCGACACACTCGCCCGCCTCGCCGACGGTCGCAATCCGCTGGATGGTGTGCGCGTGGGCCGTGCACCGGGCGGACGCGTCCGCGTGCAGGCCTTCCCCCTCACGGGCATCGACCGGTTCCTGCTGTCCGGCTTCACGGGCGAGGTGTGGCTCGAGCCGGGCATCACCCCGAACGGCGCGCGCGCCGGCGCCGGCCTCGCGCAGCGCACGCCCGCGGCATCCGGGGGTGTGGGCCTGGTGCTCGGCGCCGGCAACGTCACGTCGATCCCGGTGCTCGACGTGCTCTACGAACTGCTCGCGCACAACCGCACCGCGCTGCTCAAGGTGAACCCGACGCAGGACGCCCTTGTCCCCGTGTTCAAGAGGGCCCTGGCTCCGCTCATCGGCCCGGGATTCCTGCGCATCGTCCGCGGCGGCCCCGCCGTCGGCGCCTACCTCACCGGCCACCGCGATCTCGCACACGTGCACATCACCGGATCCGCCGCGACTTTCGACGCGATCGTCTGGGGAAGCGGCTCGGGCGCCACGCGCCGTCGCCGCGAGAACCGTCCGCAGATGAAGAAGCCGATCACCGCAGAGCTCGGCGGGGTCTCGCCCATCATCGTCGTGCCCGGTCCGTGGACCGAGGCAGACCTGACCTACCAGGCCGAGCACATCGCGACCATGCGCCTGCAGAACGGCGGCCACAACTGCATCGCCGGACAGGTCGTCATCGTGTCGGCGGACTGGGAGCAGGCGGATGCGTTCCGGGCCGCGCTGCGCCGCGCCTACGCGAACGCCCCGGAGCGGCCGATCTGGTACCCGGGATCGCCCTCGCGTATGGACGCGGCCACGGAGGACTACCCCGACGCCCTCGTGCTCGGCGACAGACTGCTCGTCGAGATCGACGAGGGACAGGATGCCGCAGCGCTGCAGAGCACGGAGTACTTCGCCCCGGTGCTCGGTGTCGTCTCGCTGCCGGGCTCCGGACAGGCGTTCCTCGACGCCGCCGTCGCGTACGCGAACGACAGCCTGCAGGGCACGCTCGGCGCCAACCTGCTCGTCGACCCGGTGACGGAGAAGTCGCTCGGCACCGGTTTCGAGCGCGCGATCGCCGCACTGCGGTACGGGTCGATCGCCATCAACAGCTGGACCGCATTCGGCTTCATCATCCCGACGCTCACCTGGGGCGCCTTCCCCGGCAACACGATCGACGACGTGGGCAGCGGGATCGGCGTCGTGCACAACGCGCTGCTGCTGGATGGCGTCGAGCGCTCGGTCATCCGCGGGCCGTTCCGTCCGTTCCCTCGCTCGCTGCCGCTCGTCAACGGCGGAGGCCGGTTCACGATCCTGCCGACGCCGCCGTGGTTCGTCTCCGCGCGCACGGGCGCGCAGGTGAGCGAGGGCCTGACCCGGTTCCGAGCCGGCGGCGGCGTCCTGGGACTTCTGAAGACGCTCACGGCGGCGCTCCGCGCCTGA
- a CDS encoding MBL fold metallo-hydrolase: MSGYRSATVAPGVVFVQGPSVNWIILDGAAGPVLIDTGYPGDEGAVRASLRDAGHAVRELAAILITHGHGDHMGNAAAFAAEASCPVLTSAEEIPNVRREICEQVEIRDVLPHAFRPGVFRWALHALRAGGKKAAPVLDARPLPDDLADAVGVDIQPVPLPGHTRGHTGFLLPRAGVLITGDALVSGHPTSPLAGPQLLARMFHAIPEDAIDALSTVEALDARVTLPGHGPALSERPALLADQARAASLPF; the protein is encoded by the coding sequence ATGTCGGGATATCGGAGCGCGACGGTGGCACCGGGCGTGGTGTTCGTGCAGGGGCCGAGCGTGAACTGGATCATCCTGGACGGCGCGGCAGGGCCCGTGCTGATCGACACCGGCTATCCGGGCGACGAGGGTGCCGTGCGCGCGAGCCTGCGCGACGCCGGCCACGCGGTGCGGGAGCTCGCGGCGATCCTGATCACGCACGGCCACGGCGACCACATGGGCAACGCGGCGGCCTTCGCGGCCGAGGCGTCCTGCCCCGTCTTGACATCCGCGGAGGAGATCCCCAACGTGCGGCGCGAGATCTGCGAGCAGGTCGAGATCCGCGACGTGCTGCCGCACGCGTTCCGCCCGGGCGTCTTCCGGTGGGCCCTCCACGCCCTCCGCGCCGGCGGCAAGAAAGCGGCTCCGGTGCTCGACGCGCGACCGCTGCCCGACGACCTCGCCGACGCGGTGGGCGTCGACATCCAGCCTGTCCCTCTTCCCGGTCACACCCGCGGGCACACCGGATTCCTGCTCCCCCGCGCCGGAGTCCTGATCACCGGCGACGCTCTCGTCAGCGGCCACCCGACGAGTCCCCTCGCCGGTCCGCAACTGCTCGCCCGGATGTTCCACGCGATCCCGGAGGACGCGATCGATGCCCTCTCCACGGTCGAGGCGCTCGATGCCCGGGTCACGCTCCCCGGGCACGGGCCCGCCCTCTCGGAGCGCCCGGCGCTGCTCGCGGATCAGGCGCGCGCCGCCTCCCTGCCGTTCTGA
- a CDS encoding neutral zinc metallopeptidase, producing MTFNPEADVSGNTARRKGRGAVVAGAGGVGLLGIIALIAGPLLGIDLTGLLGGSGGGGTGSEPSEGSVIENCLTGQDANENVDCRVASSQLALDGYWEDHVENYRPPQLIIVDGATASSCGTASNAVGPFYCPPDETVYIDPTFFQLMQQQFGASAGNLAQLYIVGHEWGHHIQYITGDMERYPNNGTGPDSNGVRIELQADCYAGAWIGQMEDEEDKNGVPYLQPSTEAERQDALNAAFTVGDDNIQEQSSGTVNPESFTHGSSTQRQFWFASGYQNGLDSCSQPLTVSGDEL from the coding sequence ATGACCTTCAACCCCGAGGCCGATGTCTCCGGCAACACCGCCCGTCGCAAGGGCCGCGGCGCGGTCGTGGCCGGTGCCGGGGGCGTGGGCCTTCTCGGCATCATCGCGCTCATCGCCGGTCCGCTGCTCGGCATCGACCTCACCGGACTCCTCGGCGGGTCCGGCGGCGGGGGCACCGGTTCCGAGCCCTCCGAGGGCAGCGTGATCGAGAACTGCCTGACCGGCCAGGACGCGAACGAGAACGTCGACTGCCGGGTCGCGAGTTCCCAGCTAGCCCTCGACGGCTACTGGGAGGACCACGTCGAGAACTACCGGCCGCCGCAGCTGATCATCGTCGACGGTGCGACGGCCAGCTCCTGCGGGACGGCGTCGAACGCCGTGGGGCCGTTCTACTGCCCGCCCGATGAGACGGTGTACATCGACCCGACGTTCTTCCAGCTCATGCAGCAGCAGTTCGGCGCATCGGCCGGCAACCTCGCGCAGCTGTACATCGTGGGGCACGAGTGGGGCCACCACATCCAGTACATCACCGGCGACATGGAGCGCTACCCGAACAACGGCACCGGGCCTGACAGCAACGGCGTGCGCATCGAGCTGCAGGCGGACTGCTACGCCGGCGCGTGGATCGGGCAGATGGAGGACGAGGAGGACAAGAACGGCGTGCCCTACCTGCAGCCCAGCACCGAGGCGGAGCGGCAGGATGCTCTGAACGCGGCGTTCACGGTCGGGGACGACAACATCCAGGAGCAGTCGAGCGGCACCGTGAACCCGGAGAGCTTCACGCACGGCTCGAGCACGCAGCGGCAGTTCTGGTTCGCGAGCGGCTACCAGAACGGCCTCGACAGCTGCTCGCAGCCCCTCACCGTCTCCGGCGACGAACTCTGA
- a CDS encoding malate dehydrogenase — translation MSTTITITGAGGQIGYALLFRIAAGDLLGPDEKVRLRLLEIPQGLGAAEGAALELQDGAFGLLEHVEVTDDAAVGFDGCDLALLVGARPRGPGMERGDLLAANGGIFGPQGAAIAANASPDVRVTVVGNPANTNALIAAAAADGVPSSRFTALTRLDENRARAQLAQTLAVPVDTVRRVPIWGNHSATQFPDVSHATVAGRPVHEALEAIVGDVPGWLDSTFIPRVAKRGAEIIEVRGSSSVASAANATLDHVRDWVRGSQDWTSAGVVSQGEYGVPEGLVCSFPVQSVDGEWQVVEGLEVSDWARQRIDASVAELVEERDAVTALGLL, via the coding sequence ATGAGCACCACGATCACGATCACGGGCGCGGGCGGACAGATCGGCTACGCGCTGCTGTTCCGCATCGCCGCCGGAGACCTGCTCGGCCCTGACGAGAAGGTGCGGCTGCGACTGCTCGAGATCCCCCAGGGGCTCGGCGCCGCGGAGGGCGCCGCCCTCGAACTGCAGGACGGCGCGTTCGGACTGCTCGAGCACGTCGAGGTCACCGACGACGCAGCGGTCGGATTCGACGGATGCGACCTCGCGCTGCTCGTCGGCGCTCGCCCGCGGGGACCCGGCATGGAACGCGGCGACCTGCTCGCGGCCAACGGCGGCATCTTCGGTCCGCAGGGGGCGGCGATCGCCGCGAACGCCTCGCCGGACGTGCGCGTCACGGTGGTGGGCAACCCGGCGAACACCAACGCCCTCATCGCGGCGGCAGCCGCCGACGGAGTGCCGTCGTCGCGGTTCACCGCTCTGACGCGCCTCGACGAGAACCGCGCCCGCGCGCAGCTCGCCCAGACCCTCGCGGTGCCCGTCGACACGGTGCGCCGCGTGCCGATCTGGGGCAACCACTCGGCCACGCAGTTCCCCGACGTGTCGCACGCCACCGTGGCCGGCAGACCGGTGCACGAGGCGCTCGAGGCCATCGTCGGCGATGTGCCCGGCTGGCTCGACTCGACGTTCATCCCCCGGGTCGCCAAGCGCGGCGCGGAGATCATCGAGGTGCGCGGCTCCTCCTCCGTCGCATCCGCGGCCAACGCGACCCTCGACCATGTGCGCGACTGGGTGCGCGGCAGCCAGGACTGGACGTCGGCCGGCGTCGTCTCGCAGGGCGAGTACGGGGTGCCCGAGGGTCTCGTCTGCTCGTTCCCGGTGCAGTCGGTCGACGGTGAATGGCAGGTCGTCGAGGGACTCGAGGTGAGCGACTGGGCGCGTCAGCGAATCGACGCGTCGGTGGCCGAGCTCGTCGAGGAGCGCGACGCCGTGACCGCGCTCGGACTGCTCTGA
- a CDS encoding recombinase family protein — translation MSETIDPTRAAASVEEPLTSPLHLPHAAAECPKCFTELQQNRDFWLARPDGSRLVGLVVSRDDMPSVVEQRDDLTRFGVPIEGFRHPAPDILESWNDRLSRLIATLHKGDVLVVANIRALGRDADEGARTVAELRRHGIIVKVLSHNARHLADATAAR, via the coding sequence ATGAGCGAGACGATCGATCCCACGAGGGCGGCGGCATCCGTCGAGGAGCCGCTGACCAGCCCGCTGCACCTGCCGCACGCCGCGGCCGAGTGCCCGAAGTGCTTCACCGAGCTGCAGCAGAACCGTGATTTCTGGCTCGCCCGCCCCGACGGCTCGCGCCTCGTCGGACTCGTCGTGTCGCGCGACGACATGCCGTCGGTGGTCGAGCAGCGCGACGACCTCACGCGCTTCGGCGTGCCGATCGAGGGCTTCCGTCATCCGGCCCCCGACATCCTGGAGAGCTGGAACGACCGACTCTCCCGCCTCATCGCGACGCTGCACAAGGGCGACGTGCTCGTCGTCGCGAACATCCGCGCCCTCGGCCGTGACGCCGACGAGGGCGCGCGCACCGTCGCGGAACTGCGCCGCCACGGCATCATCGTCAAGGTGCTCAGCCACAACGCACGGCACCTCGCCGACGCCACCGCCGCGCGCTGA
- a CDS encoding WXG100 family type VII secretion target, whose amino-acid sequence MGNDGYKMQFGAVDTAGTDLVRGANNIESKLNDMEDALKPLQANWTGSASEAYLQAKAQWNSALSEMKALLTDIGRQVSQDSADGQANENKNMNRW is encoded by the coding sequence ATGGGTAACGACGGTTACAAGATGCAGTTCGGCGCTGTCGACACGGCGGGTACCGACCTGGTCCGCGGCGCCAACAACATCGAGAGCAAGCTCAACGACATGGAGGACGCGCTCAAGCCCCTCCAGGCCAACTGGACGGGTTCGGCCTCGGAGGCCTACCTCCAGGCGAAGGCGCAGTGGAACTCGGCCCTGAGCGAGATGAAGGCGCTCCTGACCGACATCGGACGCCAGGTCTCGCAGGACTCTGCCGACGGCCAGGCGAACGAGAACAAGAACATGAACCGCTGGTGA
- a CDS encoding WXG100 family type VII secretion target, whose translation MAGEVSAADGALQQGASIVSSSKTDIIGELNSIQSQLSGIGASWAGSGAAAFQQTFQAWQEKSRKITNALDTFEQNLRDSQSAYTQTDDASAQAQNKFMGRLG comes from the coding sequence GTGGCAGGAGAAGTCTCTGCAGCGGATGGTGCCCTGCAGCAAGGTGCCAGCATCGTCAGCAGTTCGAAAACGGACATCATCGGTGAGCTGAACTCGATTCAGAGCCAGCTCTCCGGCATCGGTGCGTCTTGGGCCGGCTCGGGCGCCGCTGCGTTCCAGCAGACCTTCCAGGCGTGGCAGGAGAAGTCGCGGAAGATCACGAACGCGCTCGACACGTTCGAGCAGAACCTGCGCGACTCGCAGTCTGCTTACACCCAGACCGACGACGCGTCGGCGCAGGCTCAGAACAAGTTCATGGGCCGTCTCGGCTGA
- the eccCa gene encoding type VII secretion protein EccCa — protein MSTTSNRRAPKPPAGGQLTLQQAPELPKPEGASNTLMMALPMVGSLGSVAVLSLTQGGDATRTYIMGGLFLFMALSMVGGQMWRQKSQHSTNVENTRREYLAYLAETRDAVREVASRQRRYEEWMLPAPDSLPFIVEEGSRVWERPVGDPQFLVTRVGTATQPLVMTLDEAPIPPLAQLDPVSASAAHRFVLTHDQVPDLPFGLNIATCARIELVGDTVRGRGLARAMIAQLVTFAAPEDLQVAVIASGVDLPYWEWVKWLPHAQSESKTDAVGGARRIGSSWAEIEPLIADIRSRGPVSGRGGGAVPHILVITDGVELPPGNLLNEEGGVDGVTVLDIPREWDQLTDPLTIRLILEGETGTALTVARRGVGAVSASADFLGIASAEAVARRLTGLGEAAQDEDAGGARTISAELTDLLSLPDVRDFDPEVAWKPRSARDRLRVPIGLTSTGQPMVLDLKESAQQGMGPHGMLIGATGSGKSEVLRTLVLSLAMTHSSEALNFVLIDFKGGATFAGMADMPHVSAVITNLGDDLTLVDRMQDAIQGEMTRRQELLRDAGNFANVTDYETARKGGRTDLKPLPALLIVADEFSELLAAKPDFTELFVAIGRLGRSLQVHLLLSTQRLEEGKLRGLDSHLSYRIGLKTFSGADSRAVIGVPDAFTLPGGGGHGILKSDAETLTQFRAAYVSAPPKTRRRKPGATAEAPGSDLPVRAIEARSFTAAPVHVQEDAEEPQLALGAAAGEAPEKRVTFDIAVSLMKGRSVPAHQVWLPPLDVPPTFDEMLGDLVEDPQLGLISPRWRAQGPLTIPLGIVDRPLEQRRDSLVMSLTGAGGHLAIVGGARSGKSTLARSVLTGIALTHTPQEVQFYVMDFGGGTFVPFGKMAHVAGVAGRNQPDVLRRMFQEVVGIVNARERYFTANSIDSIETYRRLRARGQADDGYGDVFLVIDGWPTIRAEFDEMEFGIQALAGRALTFGVHLIVTTTRWMDFRTAIRDTFGSKLELRLGDTTDSEIDRKVAANVPLGRPGRGLAPSKHHMLTALPRVDGSGDPETLGEGVEHLIERVNAAWKGPQAPKLRLLPEMLELPRLQQLAAGTPLESQVLLGVDEAELAPTAFDVRRNPHLYVFGDSQSGKSSFLRAFAREVMRTTTPKTAQVFVVDYRRALLSEIPDEYLAGYYTTAQQASEELAGLAEYLRGRLPGPDVTPQQLRDRSWWTGAEVYVLVDDYDLVNTQSGNPIAVLQPLLAQATDVGLHLVLARRSGGASRATFEPVMQTLRDLASPGILLSGSPDEGPLIGNVKATPAVPGRAKVITRERGVQTMQLAYAPSSHL, from the coding sequence GTGAGCACCACCAGCAATCGCCGTGCGCCGAAACCCCCGGCCGGGGGCCAACTCACCCTGCAGCAGGCGCCGGAGCTCCCGAAGCCCGAAGGTGCCTCGAACACCCTCATGATGGCACTGCCGATGGTGGGGAGCCTCGGGTCCGTCGCGGTGCTCTCGCTCACCCAGGGCGGCGACGCCACACGCACCTACATCATGGGCGGGCTGTTCCTGTTCATGGCGCTGTCGATGGTCGGCGGGCAGATGTGGCGGCAGAAGTCGCAGCACTCCACCAACGTCGAGAACACCCGCCGCGAGTACCTCGCCTACCTCGCCGAGACGCGCGACGCCGTCCGCGAGGTGGCGTCTCGCCAGCGCCGCTACGAGGAGTGGATGCTGCCGGCCCCCGACTCCCTGCCCTTCATCGTGGAGGAGGGGTCCCGCGTGTGGGAGCGGCCGGTCGGCGACCCGCAGTTCCTGGTGACGAGGGTCGGCACGGCCACGCAGCCGCTCGTCATGACGCTCGACGAGGCTCCGATCCCGCCGCTCGCGCAGCTCGACCCGGTCAGCGCCTCGGCGGCGCACCGCTTCGTCCTCACCCACGACCAGGTGCCCGACCTGCCGTTCGGTCTGAACATCGCCACCTGCGCGCGCATCGAGCTCGTGGGCGACACCGTGCGCGGGCGGGGCCTCGCGCGGGCCATGATCGCGCAGCTGGTGACCTTCGCCGCGCCGGAGGACCTGCAGGTCGCGGTCATCGCGTCGGGCGTCGACCTCCCCTACTGGGAGTGGGTCAAGTGGCTCCCGCACGCGCAGTCGGAGAGCAAGACGGATGCCGTGGGCGGCGCGCGCCGGATCGGCTCCTCCTGGGCGGAGATCGAGCCGCTGATCGCCGACATCCGTTCGCGCGGACCGGTGAGCGGCCGGGGCGGCGGAGCCGTCCCGCACATCCTGGTGATCACCGACGGCGTCGAGCTGCCGCCGGGCAACCTGCTGAACGAGGAGGGCGGCGTGGACGGCGTGACCGTGCTCGACATCCCTCGGGAGTGGGACCAGCTGACCGACCCGCTCACGATCCGGCTCATCCTCGAGGGCGAGACCGGCACGGCGCTGACGGTCGCGCGGCGCGGTGTGGGTGCGGTCTCGGCATCCGCTGACTTCCTCGGCATCGCATCGGCCGAGGCGGTCGCGCGGCGGCTCACCGGCCTCGGCGAGGCGGCGCAGGACGAGGATGCCGGCGGTGCCCGCACGATCAGCGCCGAGCTCACCGACCTGCTGTCGTTGCCGGACGTGCGCGACTTCGACCCGGAGGTGGCGTGGAAGCCGCGCTCCGCCCGGGACCGGCTGCGGGTGCCGATCGGGCTCACCTCCACGGGGCAGCCGATGGTGCTCGACCTCAAGGAATCCGCGCAGCAGGGCATGGGCCCGCACGGCATGCTGATCGGCGCCACCGGATCGGGGAAGTCGGAGGTGCTGCGCACCCTGGTGCTGTCGCTGGCGATGACCCACTCGTCCGAGGCCCTCAACTTCGTCCTCATCGACTTCAAGGGCGGTGCGACCTTCGCCGGCATGGCCGATATGCCGCACGTGTCGGCGGTCATCACGAACCTCGGCGACGACCTCACGCTCGTCGACCGCATGCAGGACGCGATCCAGGGCGAGATGACGCGTCGGCAGGAGCTGCTCCGCGACGCCGGCAACTTCGCGAACGTGACCGACTACGAGACCGCGCGCAAGGGCGGTCGCACCGATCTCAAGCCGCTGCCCGCGCTGCTGATCGTCGCCGACGAGTTCTCCGAGCTGCTCGCCGCGAAGCCGGACTTCACCGAGCTGTTCGTCGCGATCGGCCGCCTCGGTCGGTCGCTGCAGGTGCACCTCCTGCTCTCGACGCAGCGTCTGGAGGAGGGCAAGCTCCGTGGCCTCGACTCGCACCTCTCGTACCGGATCGGTCTGAAGACCTTCTCCGGCGCCGACTCGCGTGCGGTCATCGGCGTGCCGGACGCGTTCACCCTTCCCGGAGGCGGTGGCCACGGCATCCTGAAGTCGGATGCCGAGACGCTCACCCAGTTCCGTGCGGCGTACGTCTCCGCCCCGCCGAAGACGCGCCGGCGCAAGCCCGGCGCGACGGCGGAGGCACCGGGGAGCGACCTGCCGGTCCGCGCGATCGAGGCGCGCTCCTTCACCGCCGCCCCCGTGCACGTGCAGGAGGACGCCGAGGAGCCGCAACTCGCTCTGGGCGCTGCTGCCGGCGAGGCCCCGGAGAAGCGCGTGACGTTCGACATCGCCGTCTCGCTCATGAAGGGTCGGAGCGTGCCCGCGCATCAGGTGTGGCTGCCCCCGCTCGACGTTCCGCCCACCTTCGACGAGATGCTCGGCGACCTGGTCGAGGACCCGCAGCTGGGTCTCATCTCGCCGCGCTGGCGCGCGCAGGGACCGTTGACCATCCCTCTCGGCATCGTCGACCGGCCGCTCGAGCAGCGTCGCGACAGCCTCGTCATGAGCCTCACCGGTGCAGGCGGTCACCTCGCCATCGTCGGCGGGGCGCGGAGCGGCAAGAGCACACTGGCTCGCAGCGTCCTCACCGGCATCGCCCTGACCCACACCCCGCAGGAGGTGCAGTTCTACGTCATGGACTTCGGGGGCGGCACGTTCGTGCCGTTCGGCAAGATGGCGCACGTCGCAGGGGTCGCCGGCAGGAACCAGCCCGACGTCCTGCGACGCATGTTCCAGGAGGTCGTGGGGATCGTCAACGCCCGCGAGCGCTACTTCACCGCGAACTCCATCGACTCGATCGAGACGTACCGGCGACTGCGTGCCAGGGGGCAGGCCGACGACGGGTACGGCGACGTCTTCCTCGTCATCGACGGCTGGCCGACGATCCGCGCCGAGTTCGACGAGATGGAGTTCGGCATCCAGGCGCTCGCCGGTCGGGCGCTGACGTTCGGCGTGCACCTGATCGTGACGACGACCCGCTGGATGGACTTCCGCACCGCCATCCGCGACACCTTCGGATCGAAGCTCGAGCTGCGTCTCGGCGACACGACCGACTCGGAGATCGACCGCAAGGTCGCCGCCAACGTGCCGCTCGGGCGGCCGGGCCGAGGCCTCGCCCCGTCGAAGCACCACATGCTGACGGCCCTGCCCCGCGTGGACGGGTCCGGGGACCCGGAGACCCTCGGTGAGGGCGTCGAGCATCTGATCGAGCGGGTCAATGCGGCGTGGAAGGGGCCGCAGGCTCCCAAGCTCCGTCTGCTGCCCGAGATGCTGGAGCTGCCGCGTCTGCAGCAGCTCGCCGCCGGCACGCCGCTCGAGAGCCAGGTGCTCCTGGGGGTCGACGAGGCGGAGCTGGCGCCCACCGCGTTCGACGTGCGTCGCAACCCGCACCTGTATGTCTTCGGCGACAGTCAGTCGGGCAAGTCGAGCTTCCTGCGCGCCTTCGCGCGCGAGGTCATGCGCACGACCACCCCGAAGACGGCGCAGGTGTTCGTCGTCGACTACCGCCGTGCCCTGCTCTCGGAGATCCCCGACGAATACCTCGCCGGCTACTACACGACGGCGCAGCAGGCCTCGGAGGAGCTCGCCGGCCTGGCGGAGTATCTGCGCGGACGACTGCCCGGTCCGGATGTGACGCCGCAGCAGCTCCGCGACCGGTCCTGGTGGACGGGGGCGGAGGTCTACGTGCTGGTCGACGACTACGACCTCGTGAACACGCAGTCGGGCAACCCGATCGCGGTGCTGCAGCCCCTGCTCGCGCAGGCCACCGACGTGGGCCTGCATCTCGTGCTCGCCCGCCGTTCCGGCGGTGCGTCCCGCGCGACGTTCGAGCCGGTGATGCAGACGCTGCGCGATCTGGCCTCTCCCGGCATCCTCCTGTCGGGAAGCCCCGACGAGGGGCCGCTCATCGGCAACGTCAAGGCGACGCCGGCCGTGCCCGGTCGGGCCAAGGTCATCACGCGCGAGCGCGGGGTGCAGACCATGCAGCTCGCGTACGCGCCCTCGTCCCACCTCTGA